In the genome of Chryseobacterium arthrosphaerae, one region contains:
- the chrP gene encoding chryseobasin maturation metalloprotease ChrP, which translates to MKFEKKSLKFLEKYLNTSSPTGYEHKGQEVWMDYIRPYVDKIEVDHYGTCYGIINPEAEFKVVIEAHADEISWYVNYITDDGLIYVIRNGGSDQTIAPSKVVHIHGENGIVKGVFGWPAIHTRTNQNEPTPKIENIFIDCGATSKKEVEDLGIFVGCMITYPDEFFEMNERYFVCRALDNRIGGFMIAEVARLLKENKKSIPFGLYITNSVQEEVGLYGADMIADTIKPNIAIVTDVTHDTTTPMIEKKKEGDQKCGAGPVVFFAPSIHHTIRELIIDTAKTKKIPYQRAAASRATGTDTDAFAHSNGGVPSALISLPLRYMHTTVEMVSKEDVGNVIKLIYETILKIKPEMKLKYH; encoded by the coding sequence ATGAAATTTGAAAAGAAATCTTTGAAATTTTTAGAAAAATATCTAAACACATCATCGCCAACAGGTTACGAACATAAGGGACAGGAAGTATGGATGGATTACATCAGACCCTATGTAGATAAAATTGAAGTGGACCATTACGGAACATGCTACGGAATCATTAATCCTGAAGCCGAATTCAAAGTAGTGATTGAAGCCCATGCTGATGAAATTTCATGGTATGTTAATTATATTACGGATGACGGTCTGATCTACGTGATCAGAAACGGAGGATCGGATCAGACCATTGCTCCTTCGAAAGTAGTGCATATCCACGGAGAAAACGGAATTGTAAAGGGAGTATTCGGTTGGCCTGCAATCCATACCAGAACCAATCAGAATGAACCTACTCCTAAAATTGAAAATATCTTTATCGACTGTGGTGCCACTTCCAAAAAAGAAGTGGAGGATCTGGGAATTTTCGTGGGATGTATGATTACCTATCCTGATGAATTCTTTGAAATGAACGAAAGATACTTTGTCTGCAGGGCACTGGATAACAGAATCGGAGGTTTTATGATTGCTGAAGTGGCAAGACTTTTAAAAGAGAATAAAAAATCAATCCCTTTCGGGCTTTATATTACCAATTCCGTACAGGAAGAGGTGGGTCTGTATGGTGCTGATATGATTGCTGATACCATCAAGCCTAATATTGCAATCGTAACGGATGTTACCCATGATACAACAACCCCGATGATCGAGAAGAAAAAGGAAGGTGATCAGAAATGTGGCGCAGGACCTGTTGTATTCTTTGCTCCAAGTATTCATCATACCATCCGTGAACTGATCATTGACACGGCAAAAACGAAAAAGATCCCTTACCAGAGAGCAGCAGCAAGCAGAGCTACAGGAACTGACACCGATGCTTTCGCTCATTCCAATGGCGGTGTGCCAAGTGCTTTAATTTCCTTACCTTTGCGCTATATGCATACAACAGTGGAAATGGTATCTAAAGAAGATGTAGGGAATGTGATAAAACTGATCTACGAAACAATCCTGAAGATC